Proteins encoded within one genomic window of Macrotis lagotis isolate mMagLag1 chromosome 3, bilby.v1.9.chrom.fasta, whole genome shotgun sequence:
- the LOC141516995 gene encoding olfactory receptor 4P4-like: MENQNNVTEFIFLGVLMKKEIKIMCFVIFTACYLAIILGNFVVFITITYSHLMQQPMYYFLCHLSFMDPCFTSAIIPRMISDLISSRKAISFNCCMIQLFSFHFLAGVEIFILVSMAFDRYVAICKPLHYSTIVNRQRCKMLILVAWVLAFWHSIAQLFTILNLPFCGPNQIDHYMCDSKVLLKLACTDTYVANILVIANSGMIALLTFLVLVASYIIILYNLRKHSSESRRKALYTCASHVMVVLFFFVPAIITYMPPEGFLNEKEFSVFYTVVSPLLNPLIYTLRNNEMKNAMRKVWSTKVKMLFK, translated from the coding sequence ATGGAAAATCAGAACAATGTCACAGAATTTATATTCTTGGGTGTTcttatgaagaaagaaataaagataatgtGTTTTGTCATTTTCACGGCCTGCTACCTAGCGATCATCCTGGGGAACTTCGTTGTCTTCATCACCATCACATACAGCCATCTGATGCAGCAACCCATGTACTACTTTCTTTGTCATTTGTCATTTATGGATCCTTGCTTCACTTCTGCTATAATTCCCAGAATGATTAGTGACTTAATTTCCTCAAGGAAGGCTATTTCTTTCAACTGCTGCATGATTcagctcttttcttttcatttcctggCAGGTGTTGAGATTTTCATCCTGGTATCCATGGCCTTTGATAGATATGTCGCCATCTGTAAACCTTTACACTACAGCACAATTGTCAATAGGCAGAGGTGTAAAATGCTGATCCTGGTCGCCTGGGTATTGGCATTTTGGCATTCGATTGCCCAGCTATTCACAATCCTGAATTTACCTTTCTGTGGTCCTAATCAAATAGATCACTATATGTGTGACTCCAAAGTCCTCTTGAAGCTTGCATGCACAGACACATATGTTGCTAATATTTTAGTCATTGCTAACAGTGGAATGATTGCCTTGTTAACTTTTCTGGTCTTGGTAGCATCTTACATCATCATATTATATAATCTAAGGAAACACTCATCTGAAAGTCGGCGTAAAGCACTCTACACCTGTGCTTCCCATGTCATGGTTGTACTTTTCTTCTTTGTACCTGCTATCATCACCTATATGCCACCAGAAGGATTCCTGAATGAGAAAGAGTTCTCAGTGTTTTACACTGTGGTTTCACCCCTGTTGAACCCTCTCATCTACACActgagaaataatgaaatgaagaatGCCATGAGAAAGGTGTGGTCCACAAAAGTGAAAATGCTATTCAAATAA